Proteins from one Salmonella bongori NCTC 12419 genomic window:
- a CDS encoding sensor histidine kinase, whose translation MKWVKPQSLYLQLLLFLGLPLILLWGLSAFNSYVNALQAATQAYDRTLLSSARTVSERLVVRNSHLEVNVPWVVLDSFELNMNDRLYYKVVDPSGKVISGYDDLPAMPPATPRTRLYPALAWFYHTEYRGEAIRVARLLQPVNEGGIIGMAEIYVAETLQSRRYLAGQLLFSSWISQGLLVLLTLVLVGWLLRRILRPMRQLSSLMVRREPGLLTPLPELLPWSETRLLIVAFNRYIDRLRGILSRQERFSADASHQLKTPLAVLKTQVAVALASQQPRHWYESLEAMSVTLDSTIQLTERLLHLSAVKHKEQGERRFSPVNLYNIVQNGCFTRLAQARSKHIDLGYEGEQEAIWIDGDEVLLGELCGNLLDNALKYAPEQGIVTARLERDGDAVTLIVEDSGPGIHDALIHLALQPFHRLDNVGNVAGAGIGLALVNDIARLHRTHPHFSRSEALGGLYVRIRFLSIAPQQ comes from the coding sequence ATGAAGTGGGTTAAGCCGCAGTCGCTATATCTACAACTCTTACTTTTTTTGGGGCTGCCGCTGATTCTGTTATGGGGGCTGTCGGCCTTTAACAGCTATGTTAATGCGTTGCAGGCTGCTACACAGGCTTATGACCGCACTCTGCTCTCTTCGGCGCGAACGGTATCGGAACGGCTGGTGGTACGTAATAGCCATCTGGAAGTTAACGTACCCTGGGTTGTACTGGATAGCTTCGAACTCAATATGAACGATCGGCTCTATTATAAAGTTGTGGACCCTTCCGGAAAGGTCATCTCTGGTTACGACGACCTGCCAGCCATGCCGCCCGCCACGCCACGTACCCGGCTTTATCCAGCGCTGGCATGGTTTTATCATACTGAGTATCGCGGTGAGGCGATCCGCGTCGCGCGTTTGCTGCAGCCGGTCAACGAAGGCGGCATTATCGGCATGGCGGAAATTTATGTGGCGGAGACGCTCCAGTCCCGTCGCTATCTGGCGGGACAGTTGCTGTTTTCTTCCTGGATATCACAGGGGTTGTTAGTATTACTGACTCTGGTTCTGGTTGGCTGGTTATTACGCCGAATTCTGCGGCCTATGCGTCAACTTTCGTCATTAATGGTACGGCGTGAACCGGGGCTGCTGACCCCGTTGCCGGAACTGCTGCCGTGGTCGGAAACCCGCCTGTTGATTGTGGCGTTCAATCGCTACATTGACAGGCTGCGCGGCATCCTCTCCCGCCAGGAACGGTTTAGCGCCGATGCTTCTCACCAGCTAAAAACGCCGCTGGCAGTGCTAAAAACGCAGGTAGCGGTCGCGTTAGCGAGTCAGCAGCCCCGTCACTGGTATGAAAGTCTGGAGGCGATGAGCGTCACACTGGATAGTACGATTCAGCTTACGGAAAGATTGCTGCACCTTTCGGCGGTGAAACATAAGGAACAGGGCGAACGGCGTTTCTCGCCGGTGAATTTGTACAATATCGTACAAAACGGGTGCTTTACCCGCCTGGCGCAGGCGCGCAGTAAACATATCGACCTGGGCTATGAAGGCGAACAGGAAGCGATATGGATCGACGGGGATGAGGTCTTGCTTGGCGAGCTGTGTGGAAACTTATTGGATAATGCGCTGAAATACGCGCCCGAGCAGGGGATCGTCACCGCGCGGCTTGAGCGGGATGGTGATGCCGTGACGCTGATTGTCGAAGATAGCGGTCCCGGTATTCATGATGCGCTCATCCATCTGGCTCTGCAGCCATTCCATCGGCTGGATAACGTAGGAAATGTTGCCGGGGCGGGCATTGGTTTGGCATTGGTCAATGATATTGCGCGTCTGCACCGTACTCATCCCCATTTTTCCCGTAGCGAAGCGTTGGGCGGGCTATACGTAAGGATACGCTTTTTAAGTATTGCGCCACAACAATGA
- a CDS encoding TolC family outer membrane protein, with amino-acid sequence MGRVAPVAIVLAFALFHHQIRGAEAPPVITSEGLATDQMLPSLDGSAAGLPLSAAAPGNLTLNDAVNRAVNWHPSIREAVGKLLTQNEQIEVARSKYYPQVSAGMNNGYSNTYTDHGYSPSLVLSVSQMLYDFGKVASQVRAETAGAAQQQANVLLSIDTVAHETANALVQTQSWQQMVEAAEEQLVALDSIGKLTRQRSDEGATSLSDVVQTEARIESARSQLAQYQANLDSAKASLMSWLGWNSLNGISNDFPAKLARSCETATPDDRLVPAVLAAWAQANVAQANLEYANAQMTPTISLEPSVQHYLNNNYPSHDVLDKTQYSTWVKVEMPLYQGGGLTARRNAASHAVDAAQSTIQRTRLDVRQKLMEARSQAISLASALQILRRQQQLSERTRELYQQQYLDLGSRPLLDVLNAEQEVYQARFAELQTESQLHQLQLNCLYNTGALRQAFALNHRSIQSVEIQP; translated from the coding sequence ATGGGAAGAGTCGCGCCTGTCGCCATCGTACTGGCATTTGCTTTGTTTCATCACCAGATCCGGGGCGCAGAAGCGCCACCGGTCATTACATCCGAAGGATTAGCCACTGACCAGATGCTTCCTTCGCTGGATGGCTCCGCCGCCGGGTTGCCGCTCAGCGCCGCCGCACCGGGCAACCTGACGCTCAATGACGCGGTCAATCGCGCCGTTAACTGGCATCCTTCTATTCGCGAAGCCGTCGGCAAACTGCTCACGCAGAATGAACAAATAGAGGTCGCCAGGTCGAAATATTATCCGCAAGTCAGCGCTGGCATGAACAATGGGTACAGCAATACCTACACCGATCACGGATATAGCCCCTCGCTGGTGCTGTCGGTATCGCAAATGCTTTATGACTTCGGCAAAGTGGCAAGCCAGGTCCGCGCCGAAACTGCAGGCGCAGCGCAGCAACAGGCCAATGTGTTGCTCAGTATTGATACCGTCGCGCACGAAACCGCCAATGCCCTTGTTCAAACACAGAGCTGGCAGCAAATGGTAGAGGCGGCAGAAGAACAGCTCGTCGCGCTGGACAGCATTGGCAAACTCACCCGACAGCGCAGCGACGAAGGTGCCACGTCGCTATCTGACGTCGTGCAAACCGAAGCCAGAATCGAATCCGCCCGCTCGCAACTGGCGCAGTATCAGGCCAATCTCGACAGTGCGAAAGCCTCACTGATGAGCTGGCTGGGCTGGAATTCGCTTAACGGCATCAGTAATGACTTCCCGGCAAAGCTTGCTCGCAGCTGTGAGACGGCAACGCCCGACGATCGGCTGGTGCCCGCGGTACTGGCTGCCTGGGCGCAGGCCAACGTTGCGCAGGCAAATCTGGAGTATGCCAACGCGCAAATGACGCCGACGATTTCGCTCGAACCTTCCGTGCAGCATTATCTCAATAATAACTATCCCAGCCACGACGTGCTCGATAAAACTCAGTATTCCACCTGGGTGAAAGTTGAGATGCCGCTTTACCAGGGCGGAGGGCTGACTGCCCGGCGCAATGCCGCCAGCCATGCGGTAGACGCAGCTCAATCGACCATTCAGCGTACCCGGCTTGATGTCCGCCAAAAACTGATGGAGGCGCGCAGCCAGGCAATAAGCCTTGCCAGCGCGTTACAAATCCTTCGTCGGCAACAGCAACTTAGCGAACGCACGCGCGAACTGTATCAGCAGCAATATCTTGACCTCGGCTCCCGCCCGCTGCTCGACGTGCTGAATGCGGAGCAGGAAGTTTACCAGGCGCGCTTTGCTGAACTGCAAACGGAAAGCCAGTTGCATCAGTTGCAGCTGAACTGTCTGTATAACACCGGCGCGCTTCGTCAGGCGTTCGCGTTAAATCATCGCAGCATTCAATCTGTGGAGATCCAGCCATGA
- a CDS encoding type I secretion system permease/ATPase: MTRAAPDVEEVLSERALSQWAQAISHVASHYRVACSPGSIQANAPWFKGKSKTTALTQLSRQAGLSFHTPEVDKTAFSPWRLPLVAELRDGQLLVIEQVNGEDAADVFIIEEEGQRNRLTFSELLPEILYVAALRPLSALKDSRVDRYISRFKPDWMRELVLQDIRPYLPVMVAAFLINVLSLAGIVFSMQVYDRVIPAQSYPTLYVLSFGVLVAVLFGFLLREARTHIMDVLGKRADMRISDRVFGHALRLRNSAIPRSTGSFISQLRELEQIREMITSSTLATIVDLPFFFLFMIVLAVIAPPLAWIAPVAALLMILPGVALQKKLAVLANQAAHEATLRNAVLVESVQGLEDIKLMQAENRFLQQWNSYIRITGESGLRTRKLTQGLIGWGMSVQSLVYAAVIMFGAPMVIEGNMTTGAVVAASMLGSRMIAPMANLCGVLARWQQVKAAKMGLDNIMQLPTETQYDDSLVHRDILHGHYLIENAQFRYHSDDQRIPLRLTRLEIMPGERVAILGRNGAGKSTLLQALAGGMEMLQGHARLDNLSLSHIDMADLRRNIGFLSQNARLFFGTLRENLTLGAPHASDEQIFDALEVSGGAAFVRRLAKGLDHPIMEGGNGLSGGQRQSLLLARMLLRSPNIVLLDEPSASLDEHTEREFIQRLHQWLGNRTLIVATHRVPVLELVERVIVLKEGQLVMDAPKAQALNADRMQSHRREWKNENQSA; this comes from the coding sequence ATGACCCGCGCCGCCCCCGATGTAGAAGAGGTACTCAGTGAGCGCGCCCTGAGCCAATGGGCGCAGGCTATCAGCCATGTCGCCAGTCATTATCGCGTTGCCTGTTCTCCCGGTTCAATTCAGGCTAATGCCCCGTGGTTTAAAGGTAAAAGCAAAACGACAGCCTTAACGCAACTCTCGCGACAGGCGGGTTTATCCTTTCACACTCCTGAGGTAGACAAAACGGCATTTAGCCCGTGGCGGCTGCCGCTGGTCGCCGAACTCCGGGACGGGCAGTTGCTGGTCATCGAACAGGTTAACGGCGAAGATGCGGCAGACGTTTTTATCATTGAAGAAGAGGGTCAGCGTAACCGCCTGACGTTCAGCGAGTTATTGCCGGAGATCCTCTATGTTGCCGCGCTACGCCCGTTATCGGCGCTCAAAGATAGTCGCGTTGACCGCTATATCTCCCGCTTTAAACCCGACTGGATGCGCGAGCTGGTTCTGCAGGATATCCGTCCTTATTTACCGGTCATGGTCGCCGCCTTTCTGATTAACGTGCTGTCACTGGCCGGGATTGTATTTTCTATGCAGGTTTATGATCGGGTGATCCCTGCGCAGTCGTATCCTACCCTGTACGTTCTCTCCTTCGGTGTGCTGGTGGCGGTGCTGTTCGGTTTTCTGCTACGCGAAGCGCGTACGCATATTATGGATGTGCTCGGTAAACGCGCCGATATGCGCATTTCCGATCGGGTATTCGGTCATGCGTTAAGGCTGCGCAACAGCGCTATCCCCCGCTCCACCGGCAGTTTTATTTCGCAGTTACGCGAACTGGAGCAGATTCGCGAGATGATCACCTCTTCAACGCTGGCGACCATTGTCGATCTGCCTTTCTTTTTCCTTTTTATGATAGTCCTGGCGGTTATCGCCCCACCACTGGCATGGATAGCGCCAGTGGCGGCTCTGCTGATGATCCTGCCGGGCGTCGCATTGCAAAAAAAACTGGCTGTCCTCGCCAACCAGGCCGCCCACGAAGCGACGCTACGCAATGCGGTTTTGGTGGAAAGCGTTCAGGGGCTGGAAGATATTAAACTGATGCAGGCGGAGAACCGCTTTCTCCAACAGTGGAACAGTTATATTCGCATTACCGGCGAGTCGGGTTTACGCACCCGCAAGCTCACGCAAGGGCTTATCGGTTGGGGGATGTCGGTACAGAGTCTGGTCTATGCCGCGGTCATTATGTTCGGCGCGCCAATGGTCATTGAAGGCAATATGACTACCGGCGCCGTGGTCGCCGCGTCGATGCTCGGCTCACGGATGATCGCGCCAATGGCTAACTTGTGCGGCGTGCTGGCACGCTGGCAGCAGGTGAAAGCGGCGAAAATGGGGCTCGATAATATTATGCAACTGCCAACCGAGACTCAGTATGACGATAGCCTGGTACACCGTGACATTCTCCACGGGCATTATCTCATTGAAAACGCCCAGTTTCGCTACCACAGCGACGATCAACGTATACCACTGCGCCTGACCCGTCTGGAGATCATGCCCGGCGAGCGGGTGGCCATTCTGGGCCGTAACGGTGCGGGTAAATCTACGCTTTTACAGGCGCTGGCGGGCGGCATGGAAATGCTCCAGGGCCACGCCCGACTTGATAATCTCAGCCTGTCGCACATCGATATGGCGGACTTACGTCGTAATATTGGTTTTCTTAGCCAGAATGCGCGACTTTTTTTCGGCACCCTGCGTGAGAACCTGACACTCGGCGCGCCACACGCCAGCGATGAACAGATTTTTGACGCACTGGAGGTCAGCGGCGGCGCTGCCTTCGTCAGGCGGCTGGCAAAAGGATTGGATCATCCCATTATGGAAGGCGGTAACGGCCTGTCCGGCGGGCAGCGTCAGTCCCTGCTGTTGGCAAGAATGCTGCTGCGCTCCCCCAATATTGTGCTGCTTGACGAACCCAGCGCCTCGCTGGACGAGCATACAGAGCGAGAGTTTATTCAGCGGCTACATCAATGGCTTGGTAACCGTACGCTAATCGTCGCGACACACCGGGTACCAGTACTGGAGCTGGTTGAGCGTGTCATTGTCCTGAAAGAAGGACAACTGGTGATGGATGCGCCAAAAGCGCAGGCGCTTAACGCGGATCGGATGCAAAGTCACCGTCGGGAGTGGAAAAATGAAAATCAATCAGCATGA
- a CDS encoding HoxN/HupN/NixA family nickel/cobalt transporter → MNHHIKRRGIALTVFLVGVNILAWIWAFCVFHHHAVMLSAALLAYSFGLRHAVDADHIAAIDTVTRKLMQQGKTPLGVGAFFSLGHSTIVVLACLAIVMTSMAFRDRIDILHQYGSLIGTAVSAFFLLAMALLNLFILFSVWRQFRSVTRGEPAGAHGETLSGGLMTRIFQRTFRLVTSSWHMYFVGFLFGLGFDTATEVGLLGISASAANQGLSLWAMMIFPILFTAGMALVDSLDNFVMVGAYGWAFSHPLRKLYYNMTITAASVIVALAIGGLEALGLIEDALQLSGKFWEMVSTLNDHMGYVGFWVVGAFVLFWLLSLLNYRWRGYDKITLNT, encoded by the coding sequence ATGAATCATCATATTAAACGACGGGGAATTGCGTTAACTGTCTTTCTGGTCGGTGTTAACATCCTGGCCTGGATTTGGGCATTCTGTGTATTTCATCACCATGCGGTTATGCTGAGCGCAGCTTTACTGGCCTATAGTTTCGGGTTGCGTCATGCGGTTGATGCCGATCATATCGCAGCCATCGATACCGTCACCCGCAAGTTGATGCAACAGGGAAAAACGCCTTTAGGTGTAGGGGCGTTTTTTTCATTAGGGCATTCAACCATTGTCGTTCTGGCATGTCTGGCGATTGTTATGACGTCAATGGCGTTTCGTGATCGCATTGATATTTTGCATCAGTATGGATCATTGATCGGCACGGCTGTTTCCGCTTTTTTTCTGCTGGCGATGGCGTTGCTTAACCTGTTTATTTTGTTCAGTGTGTGGCGTCAATTTCGTTCGGTTACACGTGGCGAACCGGCGGGGGCACATGGCGAGACGTTATCTGGCGGACTGATGACGCGTATATTCCAGCGTACATTTCGTTTGGTCACTTCCAGCTGGCATATGTATTTTGTCGGCTTTTTGTTTGGTCTTGGATTCGATACCGCAACCGAGGTTGGATTGCTGGGAATTTCAGCCTCGGCAGCCAATCAGGGGCTATCTCTGTGGGCGATGATGATTTTTCCGATCCTGTTTACCGCAGGGATGGCGCTGGTGGATTCGCTGGATAACTTTGTTATGGTTGGCGCTTATGGTTGGGCTTTTTCGCATCCTTTACGTAAGCTTTATTACAATATGACGATTACCGCTGCATCCGTTATTGTGGCGCTGGCGATTGGGGGGCTTGAGGCCCTGGGCCTGATTGAGGATGCGTTACAGTTAAGTGGAAAATTTTGGGAGATGGTCAGTACGCTTAACGATCACATGGGGTATGTGGGCTTCTGGGTGGTGGGCGCTTTTGTACTATTCTGGTTGCTCTCATTGTTGAATTATCGCTGGCGCGGCTACGATAAGATAACGCTCAATACCTAA
- a CDS encoding VirK family antimicrobial peptide resistance protein, producing the protein MTMHQGDIESYNPLLMLKEVMAQTPYRHKRWGERKFRYKFVLRCLINPITTIKYFNELCNLHQPRTLITHHPLLPAKIQRPYLYTGLSVRCRARAILEHYQFVQSFTESEIKKILLSDEQTLLAHLEVKNGALVDIYCGPCGYDREGELTLTFCFNSTPLARLSFSFIHHKGKQIALVAGLQGPSKDVGPQVIRNATKDCYGLFPKRMLYEAFATFIQACNVAEIYAVSENNHVYRQLRYLFQKKKTFVASYSEFWESLNGVKEGALYHLPSQVIRKTPECIPSKKRAEYRNRYHILDTIVREVNVQLYKNADTISASLPENL; encoded by the coding sequence ATGACGATGCATCAAGGTGATATAGAAAGTTACAACCCATTATTAATGCTAAAGGAGGTTATGGCGCAGACGCCTTATCGGCATAAGCGCTGGGGAGAACGTAAGTTTCGTTATAAATTTGTATTACGTTGCCTTATTAATCCTATAACGACAATTAAATACTTCAATGAGCTATGCAATCTGCATCAGCCCAGGACGCTTATAACGCATCATCCACTGTTGCCTGCAAAAATCCAGCGGCCTTATTTGTATACCGGACTTAGCGTACGTTGCCGGGCAAGAGCGATTCTGGAACACTACCAGTTTGTTCAATCCTTTACGGAGAGTGAGATTAAAAAAATCCTGCTGTCGGACGAACAAACCTTGCTCGCTCATCTGGAGGTAAAAAATGGTGCTCTGGTTGATATCTACTGTGGTCCCTGCGGTTATGACCGGGAAGGCGAATTAACATTAACATTTTGCTTTAATAGCACCCCGCTGGCACGTTTATCGTTTTCCTTTATTCATCATAAAGGAAAGCAAATAGCACTGGTTGCCGGGTTACAGGGGCCCAGCAAAGATGTTGGCCCGCAAGTTATACGTAATGCCACTAAAGATTGCTATGGGCTATTTCCTAAAAGGATGCTGTATGAGGCATTTGCAACATTTATTCAGGCCTGTAATGTGGCGGAAATTTATGCGGTAAGTGAAAACAACCATGTTTACCGTCAACTCAGATACTTATTCCAGAAGAAAAAAACGTTTGTGGCCAGCTATAGCGAATTTTGGGAGTCATTAAATGGCGTGAAGGAAGGTGCCTTATACCATCTGCCATCGCAGGTAATACGTAAAACACCTGAATGTATCCCCAGCAAAAAACGCGCAGAGTACCGGAATCGGTATCATATTCTCGATACAATAGTGCGGGAGGTTAACGTACAGCTGTATAAAAACGCCGACACTATATCAGCATCCTTACCTGAAAACCTGTAA
- a CDS encoding tripartite tricarboxylate transporter TctB family protein, translated as MSDRIFAGIWLLLCIAGLFIAWQIQSEYSYEPVGPRPFPLGIIGLMALCALALLLRHPDTVSWPRRHVLQKLITMIIILLMYAWGFEWLGFPIATALLTMVIGMLFGATIPAAGISGAILGILLWYAFDRLLDVTLPLGAWLS; from the coding sequence ATGAGCGATCGTATCTTTGCAGGTATCTGGCTATTGCTCTGTATCGCCGGGCTATTTATCGCCTGGCAGATCCAAAGCGAATACAGTTATGAACCTGTCGGCCCCCGCCCTTTTCCGTTGGGGATTATCGGCCTGATGGCGCTATGCGCTCTGGCGTTGTTATTGCGACATCCTGACACGGTTAGCTGGCCGCGCCGCCATGTTCTGCAAAAGCTAATCACCATGATAATCATTCTGTTGATGTATGCCTGGGGATTCGAATGGCTGGGTTTTCCCATTGCCACCGCGCTTCTCACCATGGTTATCGGGATGCTGTTCGGCGCCACGATTCCGGCAGCGGGCATTTCCGGCGCAATATTGGGCATCCTGCTATGGTATGCCTTTGATCGGCTGCTTGATGTCACCTTACCTCTCGGCGCCTGGCTGAGTTAA
- a CDS encoding Bug family tripartite tricarboxylate transporter substrate binding protein, producing the protein MKKQLLRTLTASILLMSTSVLAQQAPSRTECIAPAKPGGGFDLTCKLIQVSLLETGAIEKPMRVTYMPGGVGAVAYNAIVAQRPGEPGTVVAFSGGSLLNLSQGKFGRYGVDDVRWLASVGTDYGMIAVRADSPWKTLKDLMTAMEKDPNSVVIGAGASIGSQDWMKSALLAQKASVDPHKMRYVAFEGGGEPVTALMGNHVQVVSGDLSEMVPYLSGDKIRVLAVFSENRLPGQLAGIPTAKEQGYDLVWPIIRGFYVGPKVSDADYQWWVETFKKLQQTDEFKKQRDLRGLFEFNMTGQQLDDYVKKQVTDYREQAKAFGLAK; encoded by the coding sequence ATGAAAAAACAATTACTTCGTACCCTTACTGCAAGCATTTTATTAATGAGTACCTCTGTTCTGGCGCAACAGGCGCCATCGCGAACGGAATGTATTGCGCCAGCCAAACCCGGCGGCGGTTTCGACCTCACCTGTAAGCTGATTCAGGTCAGTCTGCTGGAAACTGGCGCAATCGAAAAACCCATGCGAGTAACCTATATGCCCGGCGGCGTCGGGGCCGTGGCGTATAACGCCATCGTCGCCCAGCGCCCAGGGGAACCCGGAACCGTGGTTGCCTTTTCCGGCGGTTCACTACTTAACCTGTCGCAGGGCAAATTTGGTCGCTACGGTGTGGATGATGTTCGCTGGCTGGCAAGCGTGGGAACCGATTACGGCATGATCGCCGTTCGTGCGGACTCCCCGTGGAAAACACTGAAAGATTTGATGACAGCGATGGAAAAAGATCCTAACAGCGTGGTCATTGGCGCAGGCGCTTCTATCGGCAGCCAGGACTGGATGAAGTCGGCGTTGCTGGCGCAAAAAGCGAGCGTCGATCCACACAAGATGCGCTATGTAGCCTTTGAAGGCGGCGGCGAGCCGGTGACGGCCTTGATGGGTAACCATGTTCAGGTGGTCTCCGGCGATCTCAGTGAAATGGTGCCTTATCTGAGCGGCGACAAAATCCGCGTCCTGGCCGTCTTTTCAGAAAACCGGCTGCCGGGCCAGCTTGCCGGTATCCCCACAGCTAAAGAACAAGGCTACGATCTTGTGTGGCCCATTATTCGCGGCTTCTACGTTGGGCCGAAAGTCAGTGATGCCGATTACCAGTGGTGGGTAGAAACCTTCAAAAAACTTCAGCAAACCGACGAGTTCAAAAAGCAGCGCGATCTGCGCGGTCTGTTTGAGTTCAACATGACCGGCCAGCAACTTGATGACTACGTCAAAAAACAGGTCACCGATTACCGTGAACAGGCGAAAGCCTTCGGACTGGCGAAATAA
- a CDS encoding HlyD family type I secretion periplasmic adaptor subunit yields MDDFDIQRERAFSGAGRIVLICSLLFLILGIWAWFGRLDEVSTGNGKVIPSSREQVLQSLDGGILAQLTVREGDRVQANQIVARLDPTRLASNVGESAAKYRASLASSARLTAEVNDLLLSFPAELNGWPDLIAAETRLYKSRRAQLADTEAELRDALASVNKELAITQRLEKSGAASHVEVLRLQRQKSDLGLKITDLRSQYYVQAREALSKANAEVDMLSAILKGREDSVTRLTVRSPVRGIVKNIQVTTIGGVIPPNGEMMEIVPVDDRLLIETRLSPRDIAFIHPGQRALVKITAYDYAIYGGLEGVVETISPDTIQDKVKPEIFYYRVFIRTHQDYLQNKSGRRFSIVPGMIATVDIKTGEKTIVDYLIKPFNRAKEALRER; encoded by the coding sequence ATGGACGATTTCGATATTCAGCGTGAACGGGCGTTTTCCGGCGCGGGTCGTATTGTTCTGATCTGCTCACTGTTATTTCTCATTCTCGGCATCTGGGCGTGGTTTGGCCGACTGGATGAGGTTTCCACTGGCAATGGGAAGGTTATCCCCAGTTCACGCGAACAGGTTCTGCAGTCGCTGGATGGCGGCATTCTGGCGCAATTGACGGTGCGGGAAGGCGACAGGGTTCAGGCTAACCAGATTGTCGCCCGGCTTGATCCGACGCGTCTGGCCTCCAATGTGGGTGAAAGTGCGGCAAAATATCGCGCTTCACTCGCCTCCAGCGCACGGTTAACCGCGGAAGTCAACGACTTACTTCTCTCCTTCCCCGCTGAGCTGAACGGCTGGCCGGATCTGATTGCCGCAGAGACGCGTCTCTATAAAAGCCGCCGCGCGCAGCTGGCCGATACCGAAGCCGAGCTACGGGATGCGCTGGCATCAGTGAATAAAGAATTGGCCATTACCCAGCGGCTGGAGAAAAGCGGCGCGGCCAGTCATGTTGAAGTGCTGCGTCTGCAACGGCAAAAAAGCGATTTAGGCTTAAAAATCACCGATCTGCGCTCACAATATTATGTCCAGGCACGCGAAGCGTTATCAAAAGCGAACGCTGAAGTAGACATGCTCTCCGCCATTTTAAAAGGACGCGAGGATTCCGTCACCCGACTTACTGTGCGTTCGCCGGTGCGCGGTATCGTTAAAAATATTCAGGTTACGACGATTGGTGGCGTCATTCCGCCTAACGGCGAGATGATGGAGATAGTGCCGGTAGACGATCGCCTGCTGATTGAGACCCGCCTTTCACCGCGCGATATCGCTTTTATCCACCCCGGTCAGCGCGCGTTGGTTAAAATTACCGCCTACGATTATGCCATTTATGGCGGGCTGGAAGGCGTAGTGGAGACCATTTCACCCGACACCATTCAGGACAAAGTCAAACCCGAAATATTCTACTACCGCGTCTTTATCCGCACTCACCAGGACTATCTACAAAACAAATCAGGCCGCCGTTTCTCCATTGTTCCGGGTATGATTGCCACGGTGGATATCAAAACCGGTGAAAAAACCATCGTTGATTATCTAATCAAACCGTTTAACCGGGCTAAAGAAGCGCTACGCGAGCGGTAA
- the tctD gene encoding transcriptional regulator TctD: protein MRLLLAEDNRELAHWLEKALVQNGFAVDCVFDGLAADHLLHRETYVLAVLDINMPGMDGLEVVQRLRKRGQTLPVLLLTARSAVADRVKGLNVGADDYLPKPFELEELDARLRALLRRSAGQVHEIQQLGELSFHDEGYFLLQGQPLALTPREQALLTVLMYRRTRPVSRQQLFEQMFSLNDEVSPDSIELYIHRLRKKLQGSDVRITTLRGLGYVLERGDEVG from the coding sequence ATGCGTCTCTTATTGGCAGAAGATAACCGTGAGTTGGCTCACTGGCTGGAGAAAGCGCTGGTGCAAAACGGCTTTGCCGTGGACTGCGTATTTGACGGACTGGCTGCCGATCATCTTCTGCACCGTGAAACGTATGTACTGGCAGTGCTGGATATTAATATGCCGGGAATGGACGGACTGGAGGTGGTACAACGACTGCGTAAACGCGGCCAGACTTTGCCCGTTTTGCTGCTCACGGCGCGAAGCGCAGTGGCGGATCGCGTGAAAGGTCTCAACGTCGGCGCGGATGACTATCTACCGAAACCTTTTGAACTGGAAGAGCTGGATGCCCGTTTACGCGCTTTGCTCCGGCGCAGCGCAGGGCAGGTCCACGAAATTCAGCAACTGGGCGAACTGAGCTTTCACGATGAAGGTTATTTTCTGTTGCAGGGACAGCCGCTGGCGCTGACGCCGCGCGAGCAGGCGCTCTTAACTGTATTGATGTACCGGCGAACTCGGCCAGTCTCGCGCCAGCAGCTTTTTGAACAGATGTTCAGCTTAAATGATGAGGTCAGTCCCGACAGTATTGAACTCTATATTCATCGGTTGCGTAAAAAGCTACAGGGAAGCGATGTGCGCATCACCACGCTGCGGGGCCTGGGTTATGTGCTGGAGCGCGGCGATGAAGTGGGTTAA